One stretch of Arachis hypogaea cultivar Tifrunner chromosome 20, arahy.Tifrunner.gnm2.J5K5, whole genome shotgun sequence DNA includes these proteins:
- the LOC140183287 gene encoding uncharacterized protein, giving the protein MKEFWGRLGYYPVGIVDAVGHKGGIWFLSANLKFSCKILWAMNQCVTLEIDGGGRRWICSAVYGSPQATTRVELWSHLLDIGLCIQDPWVVVGDFNDILSVHEVKGGNYYSTRSSVFASTLDSCGLFDLTTSGRRFTWFQAFVEVLSRSHSDHCPLLIRCQEVPIKKENRPFRFQAAWATHPDYKAIVQKSWNSTDFGIHRKLLGVQEASLEFNSTVFGNIFIKKRELEAYLNCIQQKMEADDDPILKHKEEELRAEYNLVLAQE; this is encoded by the exons ATGAAAGAATTTTGGGGGAGATTAGGCTATTATCCTGTAGGgattgtagatgctgttggacatAAGGGAGGAATTTGGTTCCTCTctgctaatttaaaattttcttgtaaAATTCTTTGGGCTATGAATCAATGTGTAACTTTGGAAATTGATGGTGGTGGGCGAAGATGGATTTGCAGTGCGGTTTATGGCAGCCCTCAAGCCACTACTAGAGTAGAATTATGGAGTCATCTGCTTGATATTGGTTTGTGCATTCAGGACCCATGGGTGGTGGTTGgggattttaatgatattttgagtGTTCATGAGGTGAAGGGGGGTAATTACTATTCGACTCGCAGTAGTGTCTTTGCAAGTACTCTAGATTCTTGTGGTCTTTTTGATCTGACAACCTCTGGAAGACGGTTTACTTGGTTCC AAGCTTTTGTTGAAGTTCTCAGCCGTTCCCACTCTGATCATTGTCCCCTACTTATCCGATGTCAAGAAGTTCCTATCAAGAAAGAAAACCGGCCTTTTAGATTCCAAGCGGCATGGGCAACGCATCCTGATTACAAGGCCATTGTTCAGAAATCTTGGAATAGTACAGactttggcatccataggaagttGTTGGGGGTTCAAGAAGCTTCGTTGGAATTCAACTCTACGGTCTTcggcaatatttttattaaaaagagggAATTGGAGGCTTATTTGAATTGTATTCAACAAAAAATGGAGGCTGACGATGATCCGATTTTGAAGCACAAAGAGGAAGAATTGAGAGCTGAGTATAATCTAGTTTTGGCCCAGGAATAA